The following proteins are encoded in a genomic region of Chelmon rostratus isolate fCheRos1 chromosome 3, fCheRos1.pri, whole genome shotgun sequence:
- the ldb1b gene encoding LIM domain-binding protein 1b isoform X3: MSVGGCACPGCSSKSFKLYSPKEPPNGSTFPPFHPGTMLDRDVGPTPMYPPTYLEPGIGTRRHTPYGNQTDYRIFELNKRLQNWTEECDNLWWDAFTTEFFEDDAMLTITFCLEDGPKRYTIGRTLIPRYFRSIFEGGATELYYVLKHPKESFHNNFVSLDCDQCTMVTQNGKPMFTQVCVEGRLYLEFMFDDMMRIKTWHFSIRQHRELIPRSILAMHAQDPQMLDQLSKNITRCGLSNSTLNYLRLCVILEPMQELMSRHKTYSLSPRDCLKTCLFQKWQRMVAPPGRQTTCTHSHVNNNTANVSVTLSLHPLSAAEPSRQAPNKRRKRKMSGGSTISGGGGTNNNNNNKKKSPGSGFPLSSQVPDVMVVGEPTLMGGEFGDEDERLITRLENTQFDAANGIDDEDSFNNSPALGSNSPWNNKAPSSQESKSDNPTSQASQ; encoded by the exons ATGTCCGTGGGCGGCTGCGCGTGTCCCG GCTGTTCCTCCAAGTCATTCAAGCTGTACTCCCCCAAGGAGCCCCCTAACGGTAGCACTTTTCCCCCTTTCCACCCCGGCACCATGCTCGACAGAGACGTGGG TCCCACCCCAATGTATCCTCCCACATACCTGGAGCCAGGAATAGG GACCAGGAGGCACACACCATATGGCAACCAGACAGACTACAGAATATTTGAACTCAACAAACGGCTACAGAACTGGACAGAG GAGTGCGATAACCTGTGGTGGGATGCATTCACTACAGAGTTCTTTGAGGATGATGCCATGTTGACCATTACTTTCTGTCTGGAGGATGGACCCAAACGCTACA CAATTGGCCGGACGTTGATTCCAAGGTACTTCCGGAGTATATTTGAGGGCGGTGCCACTGAGCTCTACTATGTGCTGAAACACCCCAAGGAGTCCTTCCACAACAACTTTGTCTCCCTCGACTGTGATCAGTGCACCATGGTCACCCAGAATGGAAAGCCCATGTTCACACAG gtgtgtgtagaAGGGCGCTTGTACCTGGAGTTCATGTTTGACGACATGATGCGGATAAAGACGTGGCACTTCAGCATCAGACAACACCGTGAACTTATCCCCCGCAGTATACTGGCCATGCAC GCCCAGGACCCACAGATGCTGGACCAGTTGTCCAAAAACATAACAAGATGTGGCCTGTCGAACTCCACCCTTAACTACCTCCGA ctgtgtgtgattCTGGAGCCCATGCAGGAGCTGATGTCCAGACACAAGACATACAGTCTCAGCCCCAGAGACTGCCTCAAGACCTGCCTCTTCCAGAAATGGCAGAGGATGGTGGCACCACCAGGTAGGcaaacaacatgcacacacagccacgtgaacaacaacacagcaaatgTATCTGTAACTCTTTCCCTTCATcccctctctgcagctgagccATCAAGACAGGCCCCAAACAAACGACGGAAGCGTAAGATGTCAGGTGGCAGCACCAtcagcggaggaggaggaactaacaacaacaacaacaacaaaaagaagagCCCAGGCAGTGGTTTCCCTCTGTCCAGCCAAGTTCCA GATGTGATGGTGGTGGGAGAGCCCACACTGATGGGAGGGGAGTTCGGTGACGAAGACGAGCGTCTGATCACGCGGCTGGAGAACACACAGTTTGACGCGGCCAATGGCATAGATGACGAGGACAGCTTCAACAACTCTCCGGCACTGGGCTCCAACTCGCCCTGGAACAACAAGGCCCCCTCCAGCCAGGAGAGCAAGAGCGACAACCCCACCTCACAGGCCTCGCAGTAG
- the ldb1b gene encoding LIM domain-binding protein 1b isoform X5 — protein MAMSEQLETEGGCSSKSFKLYSPKEPPNGSTFPPFHPGTMLDRDVGPTPMYPPTYLEPGIGRHTPYGNQTDYRIFELNKRLQNWTEECDNLWWDAFTTEFFEDDAMLTITFCLEDGPKRYTIGRTLIPRYFRSIFEGGATELYYVLKHPKESFHNNFVSLDCDQCTMVTQNGKPMFTQVCVEGRLYLEFMFDDMMRIKTWHFSIRQHRELIPRSILAMHAQDPQMLDQLSKNITRCGLSNSTLNYLRLCVILEPMQELMSRHKTYSLSPRDCLKTCLFQKWQRMVAPPAEPSRQAPNKRRKRKMSGGSTISGGGGTNNNNNNKKKSPGSGFPLSSQVPDVMVVGEPTLMGGEFGDEDERLITRLENTQFDAANGIDDEDSFNNSPALGSNSPWNNKAPSSQESKSDNPTSQASQ, from the exons ATGGCGATGTCAGAACAGCTAGAAACTGAAGGAG GCTGTTCCTCCAAGTCATTCAAGCTGTACTCCCCCAAGGAGCCCCCTAACGGTAGCACTTTTCCCCCTTTCCACCCCGGCACCATGCTCGACAGAGACGTGGG TCCCACCCCAATGTATCCTCCCACATACCTGGAGCCAGGAATAGG GAGGCACACACCATATGGCAACCAGACAGACTACAGAATATTTGAACTCAACAAACGGCTACAGAACTGGACAGAG GAGTGCGATAACCTGTGGTGGGATGCATTCACTACAGAGTTCTTTGAGGATGATGCCATGTTGACCATTACTTTCTGTCTGGAGGATGGACCCAAACGCTACA CAATTGGCCGGACGTTGATTCCAAGGTACTTCCGGAGTATATTTGAGGGCGGTGCCACTGAGCTCTACTATGTGCTGAAACACCCCAAGGAGTCCTTCCACAACAACTTTGTCTCCCTCGACTGTGATCAGTGCACCATGGTCACCCAGAATGGAAAGCCCATGTTCACACAG gtgtgtgtagaAGGGCGCTTGTACCTGGAGTTCATGTTTGACGACATGATGCGGATAAAGACGTGGCACTTCAGCATCAGACAACACCGTGAACTTATCCCCCGCAGTATACTGGCCATGCAC GCCCAGGACCCACAGATGCTGGACCAGTTGTCCAAAAACATAACAAGATGTGGCCTGTCGAACTCCACCCTTAACTACCTCCGA ctgtgtgtgattCTGGAGCCCATGCAGGAGCTGATGTCCAGACACAAGACATACAGTCTCAGCCCCAGAGACTGCCTCAAGACCTGCCTCTTCCAGAAATGGCAGAGGATGGTGGCACCACCAG ctgagccATCAAGACAGGCCCCAAACAAACGACGGAAGCGTAAGATGTCAGGTGGCAGCACCAtcagcggaggaggaggaactaacaacaacaacaacaacaaaaagaagagCCCAGGCAGTGGTTTCCCTCTGTCCAGCCAAGTTCCA GATGTGATGGTGGTGGGAGAGCCCACACTGATGGGAGGGGAGTTCGGTGACGAAGACGAGCGTCTGATCACGCGGCTGGAGAACACACAGTTTGACGCGGCCAATGGCATAGATGACGAGGACAGCTTCAACAACTCTCCGGCACTGGGCTCCAACTCGCCCTGGAACAACAAGGCCCCCTCCAGCCAGGAGAGCAAGAGCGACAACCCCACCTCACAGGCCTCGCAGTAG
- the ldb1b gene encoding LIM domain-binding protein 1b isoform X1, translating into MAMSEQLETEGGCSSKSFKLYSPKEPPNGSTFPPFHPGTMLDRDVGPTPMYPPTYLEPGIGTRRHTPYGNQTDYRIFELNKRLQNWTEECDNLWWDAFTTEFFEDDAMLTITFCLEDGPKRYTIGRTLIPRYFRSIFEGGATELYYVLKHPKESFHNNFVSLDCDQCTMVTQNGKPMFTQVCVEGRLYLEFMFDDMMRIKTWHFSIRQHRELIPRSILAMHAQDPQMLDQLSKNITRCGLSNSTLNYLRLCVILEPMQELMSRHKTYSLSPRDCLKTCLFQKWQRMVAPPGRQTTCTHSHVNNNTANVSVTLSLHPLSAAEPSRQAPNKRRKRKMSGGSTISGGGGTNNNNNNKKKSPGSGFPLSSQVPDVMVVGEPTLMGGEFGDEDERLITRLENTQFDAANGIDDEDSFNNSPALGSNSPWNNKAPSSQESKSDNPTSQASQ; encoded by the exons ATGGCGATGTCAGAACAGCTAGAAACTGAAGGAG GCTGTTCCTCCAAGTCATTCAAGCTGTACTCCCCCAAGGAGCCCCCTAACGGTAGCACTTTTCCCCCTTTCCACCCCGGCACCATGCTCGACAGAGACGTGGG TCCCACCCCAATGTATCCTCCCACATACCTGGAGCCAGGAATAGG GACCAGGAGGCACACACCATATGGCAACCAGACAGACTACAGAATATTTGAACTCAACAAACGGCTACAGAACTGGACAGAG GAGTGCGATAACCTGTGGTGGGATGCATTCACTACAGAGTTCTTTGAGGATGATGCCATGTTGACCATTACTTTCTGTCTGGAGGATGGACCCAAACGCTACA CAATTGGCCGGACGTTGATTCCAAGGTACTTCCGGAGTATATTTGAGGGCGGTGCCACTGAGCTCTACTATGTGCTGAAACACCCCAAGGAGTCCTTCCACAACAACTTTGTCTCCCTCGACTGTGATCAGTGCACCATGGTCACCCAGAATGGAAAGCCCATGTTCACACAG gtgtgtgtagaAGGGCGCTTGTACCTGGAGTTCATGTTTGACGACATGATGCGGATAAAGACGTGGCACTTCAGCATCAGACAACACCGTGAACTTATCCCCCGCAGTATACTGGCCATGCAC GCCCAGGACCCACAGATGCTGGACCAGTTGTCCAAAAACATAACAAGATGTGGCCTGTCGAACTCCACCCTTAACTACCTCCGA ctgtgtgtgattCTGGAGCCCATGCAGGAGCTGATGTCCAGACACAAGACATACAGTCTCAGCCCCAGAGACTGCCTCAAGACCTGCCTCTTCCAGAAATGGCAGAGGATGGTGGCACCACCAGGTAGGcaaacaacatgcacacacagccacgtgaacaacaacacagcaaatgTATCTGTAACTCTTTCCCTTCATcccctctctgcagctgagccATCAAGACAGGCCCCAAACAAACGACGGAAGCGTAAGATGTCAGGTGGCAGCACCAtcagcggaggaggaggaactaacaacaacaacaacaacaaaaagaagagCCCAGGCAGTGGTTTCCCTCTGTCCAGCCAAGTTCCA GATGTGATGGTGGTGGGAGAGCCCACACTGATGGGAGGGGAGTTCGGTGACGAAGACGAGCGTCTGATCACGCGGCTGGAGAACACACAGTTTGACGCGGCCAATGGCATAGATGACGAGGACAGCTTCAACAACTCTCCGGCACTGGGCTCCAACTCGCCCTGGAACAACAAGGCCCCCTCCAGCCAGGAGAGCAAGAGCGACAACCCCACCTCACAGGCCTCGCAGTAG
- the ldb1b gene encoding LIM domain-binding protein 1b isoform X2 codes for MAMSEQLETEGGCSSKSFKLYSPKEPPNGSTFPPFHPGTMLDRDVGPTPMYPPTYLEPGIGRHTPYGNQTDYRIFELNKRLQNWTEECDNLWWDAFTTEFFEDDAMLTITFCLEDGPKRYTIGRTLIPRYFRSIFEGGATELYYVLKHPKESFHNNFVSLDCDQCTMVTQNGKPMFTQVCVEGRLYLEFMFDDMMRIKTWHFSIRQHRELIPRSILAMHAQDPQMLDQLSKNITRCGLSNSTLNYLRLCVILEPMQELMSRHKTYSLSPRDCLKTCLFQKWQRMVAPPGRQTTCTHSHVNNNTANVSVTLSLHPLSAAEPSRQAPNKRRKRKMSGGSTISGGGGTNNNNNNKKKSPGSGFPLSSQVPDVMVVGEPTLMGGEFGDEDERLITRLENTQFDAANGIDDEDSFNNSPALGSNSPWNNKAPSSQESKSDNPTSQASQ; via the exons ATGGCGATGTCAGAACAGCTAGAAACTGAAGGAG GCTGTTCCTCCAAGTCATTCAAGCTGTACTCCCCCAAGGAGCCCCCTAACGGTAGCACTTTTCCCCCTTTCCACCCCGGCACCATGCTCGACAGAGACGTGGG TCCCACCCCAATGTATCCTCCCACATACCTGGAGCCAGGAATAGG GAGGCACACACCATATGGCAACCAGACAGACTACAGAATATTTGAACTCAACAAACGGCTACAGAACTGGACAGAG GAGTGCGATAACCTGTGGTGGGATGCATTCACTACAGAGTTCTTTGAGGATGATGCCATGTTGACCATTACTTTCTGTCTGGAGGATGGACCCAAACGCTACA CAATTGGCCGGACGTTGATTCCAAGGTACTTCCGGAGTATATTTGAGGGCGGTGCCACTGAGCTCTACTATGTGCTGAAACACCCCAAGGAGTCCTTCCACAACAACTTTGTCTCCCTCGACTGTGATCAGTGCACCATGGTCACCCAGAATGGAAAGCCCATGTTCACACAG gtgtgtgtagaAGGGCGCTTGTACCTGGAGTTCATGTTTGACGACATGATGCGGATAAAGACGTGGCACTTCAGCATCAGACAACACCGTGAACTTATCCCCCGCAGTATACTGGCCATGCAC GCCCAGGACCCACAGATGCTGGACCAGTTGTCCAAAAACATAACAAGATGTGGCCTGTCGAACTCCACCCTTAACTACCTCCGA ctgtgtgtgattCTGGAGCCCATGCAGGAGCTGATGTCCAGACACAAGACATACAGTCTCAGCCCCAGAGACTGCCTCAAGACCTGCCTCTTCCAGAAATGGCAGAGGATGGTGGCACCACCAGGTAGGcaaacaacatgcacacacagccacgtgaacaacaacacagcaaatgTATCTGTAACTCTTTCCCTTCATcccctctctgcagctgagccATCAAGACAGGCCCCAAACAAACGACGGAAGCGTAAGATGTCAGGTGGCAGCACCAtcagcggaggaggaggaactaacaacaacaacaacaacaaaaagaagagCCCAGGCAGTGGTTTCCCTCTGTCCAGCCAAGTTCCA GATGTGATGGTGGTGGGAGAGCCCACACTGATGGGAGGGGAGTTCGGTGACGAAGACGAGCGTCTGATCACGCGGCTGGAGAACACACAGTTTGACGCGGCCAATGGCATAGATGACGAGGACAGCTTCAACAACTCTCCGGCACTGGGCTCCAACTCGCCCTGGAACAACAAGGCCCCCTCCAGCCAGGAGAGCAAGAGCGACAACCCCACCTCACAGGCCTCGCAGTAG
- the ldb1b gene encoding LIM domain-binding protein 1b isoform X4, translating to MAMSEQLETEGGCSSKSFKLYSPKEPPNGSTFPPFHPGTMLDRDVGPTPMYPPTYLEPGIGTRRHTPYGNQTDYRIFELNKRLQNWTEECDNLWWDAFTTEFFEDDAMLTITFCLEDGPKRYTIGRTLIPRYFRSIFEGGATELYYVLKHPKESFHNNFVSLDCDQCTMVTQNGKPMFTQVCVEGRLYLEFMFDDMMRIKTWHFSIRQHRELIPRSILAMHAQDPQMLDQLSKNITRCGLSNSTLNYLRLCVILEPMQELMSRHKTYSLSPRDCLKTCLFQKWQRMVAPPAEPSRQAPNKRRKRKMSGGSTISGGGGTNNNNNNKKKSPGSGFPLSSQVPDVMVVGEPTLMGGEFGDEDERLITRLENTQFDAANGIDDEDSFNNSPALGSNSPWNNKAPSSQESKSDNPTSQASQ from the exons ATGGCGATGTCAGAACAGCTAGAAACTGAAGGAG GCTGTTCCTCCAAGTCATTCAAGCTGTACTCCCCCAAGGAGCCCCCTAACGGTAGCACTTTTCCCCCTTTCCACCCCGGCACCATGCTCGACAGAGACGTGGG TCCCACCCCAATGTATCCTCCCACATACCTGGAGCCAGGAATAGG GACCAGGAGGCACACACCATATGGCAACCAGACAGACTACAGAATATTTGAACTCAACAAACGGCTACAGAACTGGACAGAG GAGTGCGATAACCTGTGGTGGGATGCATTCACTACAGAGTTCTTTGAGGATGATGCCATGTTGACCATTACTTTCTGTCTGGAGGATGGACCCAAACGCTACA CAATTGGCCGGACGTTGATTCCAAGGTACTTCCGGAGTATATTTGAGGGCGGTGCCACTGAGCTCTACTATGTGCTGAAACACCCCAAGGAGTCCTTCCACAACAACTTTGTCTCCCTCGACTGTGATCAGTGCACCATGGTCACCCAGAATGGAAAGCCCATGTTCACACAG gtgtgtgtagaAGGGCGCTTGTACCTGGAGTTCATGTTTGACGACATGATGCGGATAAAGACGTGGCACTTCAGCATCAGACAACACCGTGAACTTATCCCCCGCAGTATACTGGCCATGCAC GCCCAGGACCCACAGATGCTGGACCAGTTGTCCAAAAACATAACAAGATGTGGCCTGTCGAACTCCACCCTTAACTACCTCCGA ctgtgtgtgattCTGGAGCCCATGCAGGAGCTGATGTCCAGACACAAGACATACAGTCTCAGCCCCAGAGACTGCCTCAAGACCTGCCTCTTCCAGAAATGGCAGAGGATGGTGGCACCACCAG ctgagccATCAAGACAGGCCCCAAACAAACGACGGAAGCGTAAGATGTCAGGTGGCAGCACCAtcagcggaggaggaggaactaacaacaacaacaacaacaaaaagaagagCCCAGGCAGTGGTTTCCCTCTGTCCAGCCAAGTTCCA GATGTGATGGTGGTGGGAGAGCCCACACTGATGGGAGGGGAGTTCGGTGACGAAGACGAGCGTCTGATCACGCGGCTGGAGAACACACAGTTTGACGCGGCCAATGGCATAGATGACGAGGACAGCTTCAACAACTCTCCGGCACTGGGCTCCAACTCGCCCTGGAACAACAAGGCCCCCTCCAGCCAGGAGAGCAAGAGCGACAACCCCACCTCACAGGCCTCGCAGTAG
- the ldb1b gene encoding LIM domain-binding protein 1b isoform X6 produces the protein MLDRDVGPTPMYPPTYLEPGIGTRRHTPYGNQTDYRIFELNKRLQNWTEECDNLWWDAFTTEFFEDDAMLTITFCLEDGPKRYTIGRTLIPRYFRSIFEGGATELYYVLKHPKESFHNNFVSLDCDQCTMVTQNGKPMFTQVCVEGRLYLEFMFDDMMRIKTWHFSIRQHRELIPRSILAMHAQDPQMLDQLSKNITRCGLSNSTLNYLRLCVILEPMQELMSRHKTYSLSPRDCLKTCLFQKWQRMVAPPGRQTTCTHSHVNNNTANVSVTLSLHPLSAAEPSRQAPNKRRKRKMSGGSTISGGGGTNNNNNNKKKSPGSGFPLSSQVPDVMVVGEPTLMGGEFGDEDERLITRLENTQFDAANGIDDEDSFNNSPALGSNSPWNNKAPSSQESKSDNPTSQASQ, from the exons ATGCTCGACAGAGACGTGGG TCCCACCCCAATGTATCCTCCCACATACCTGGAGCCAGGAATAGG GACCAGGAGGCACACACCATATGGCAACCAGACAGACTACAGAATATTTGAACTCAACAAACGGCTACAGAACTGGACAGAG GAGTGCGATAACCTGTGGTGGGATGCATTCACTACAGAGTTCTTTGAGGATGATGCCATGTTGACCATTACTTTCTGTCTGGAGGATGGACCCAAACGCTACA CAATTGGCCGGACGTTGATTCCAAGGTACTTCCGGAGTATATTTGAGGGCGGTGCCACTGAGCTCTACTATGTGCTGAAACACCCCAAGGAGTCCTTCCACAACAACTTTGTCTCCCTCGACTGTGATCAGTGCACCATGGTCACCCAGAATGGAAAGCCCATGTTCACACAG gtgtgtgtagaAGGGCGCTTGTACCTGGAGTTCATGTTTGACGACATGATGCGGATAAAGACGTGGCACTTCAGCATCAGACAACACCGTGAACTTATCCCCCGCAGTATACTGGCCATGCAC GCCCAGGACCCACAGATGCTGGACCAGTTGTCCAAAAACATAACAAGATGTGGCCTGTCGAACTCCACCCTTAACTACCTCCGA ctgtgtgtgattCTGGAGCCCATGCAGGAGCTGATGTCCAGACACAAGACATACAGTCTCAGCCCCAGAGACTGCCTCAAGACCTGCCTCTTCCAGAAATGGCAGAGGATGGTGGCACCACCAGGTAGGcaaacaacatgcacacacagccacgtgaacaacaacacagcaaatgTATCTGTAACTCTTTCCCTTCATcccctctctgcagctgagccATCAAGACAGGCCCCAAACAAACGACGGAAGCGTAAGATGTCAGGTGGCAGCACCAtcagcggaggaggaggaactaacaacaacaacaacaacaaaaagaagagCCCAGGCAGTGGTTTCCCTCTGTCCAGCCAAGTTCCA GATGTGATGGTGGTGGGAGAGCCCACACTGATGGGAGGGGAGTTCGGTGACGAAGACGAGCGTCTGATCACGCGGCTGGAGAACACACAGTTTGACGCGGCCAATGGCATAGATGACGAGGACAGCTTCAACAACTCTCCGGCACTGGGCTCCAACTCGCCCTGGAACAACAAGGCCCCCTCCAGCCAGGAGAGCAAGAGCGACAACCCCACCTCACAGGCCTCGCAGTAG